The Thermoplasmata archaeon genome contains a region encoding:
- a CDS encoding fructose-bisphosphate aldolase (catalyzes the reversible formation of fructose 1,6-bisphosphate from glycerone phosphate and D-glyceraldehyde 3-phosphate), whose translation MMYGKSIRMERITDRRTGNAVIVPMDHGISVGPVNGLIDMRKTVDDVSNGGATAVLMHKGLIRYSYRQSGRDVGLIMHLSASTDLGPTRNSKVQITTIEEAIKYGADAVSIHINFGSEDEPSMLEQAGKISEQCNDWGMPLIIMAYPRGPEIRNSFDPDAIAHCARASSEIGADLVKVSYTGDIDSFKEVCRGALAPIVIAGGPKMESDMDILNMVHDSIEAGGHGVSIGRNVFQNKNVMGITKAISSIVLDGFSVEEAAKFL comes from the coding sequence ATGATGTATGGAAAGAGCATTCGTATGGAAAGGATTACCGACAGAAGGACCGGGAACGCGGTCATAGTACCCATGGACCACGGGATATCCGTCGGACCAGTGAACGGACTGATTGACATGAGGAAGACCGTCGATGACGTATCGAACGGCGGAGCCACCGCTGTCCTGATGCACAAAGGACTCATCAGATACTCCTACCGTCAGTCCGGAAGGGATGTCGGTCTGATCATGCACCTTTCCGCTTCCACGGACCTCGGACCCACTAGGAACAGCAAAGTCCAGATCACCACAATCGAAGAGGCGATCAAATACGGTGCGGACGCAGTTTCCATACACATCAACTTCGGTTCCGAGGATGAGCCCAGCATGCTCGAGCAGGCCGGAAAGATCTCAGAACAGTGCAACGACTGGGGAATGCCCCTCATAATCATGGCATACCCCCGCGGCCCCGAGATCAGAAACTCGTTCGACCCTGATGCCATCGCACACTGCGCCAGGGCATCATCGGAGATCGGTGCCGATCTCGTCAAGGTAAGCTACACAGGTGACATAGACTCCTTCAAGGAGGTCTGCAGAGGCGCACTGGCACCCATCGTCATAGCAGGAGGACCCAAGATGGAATCCGACATGGACATCCTGAACATGGTCCATGATTCGATAGAAGCGGGAGGCCACGGAGTGTCCATCGGAAGGAACGTCTTCCAGAACAAGAACGTCATGGGCATAACCAAGGCCATCTCCAGCATAGTCCTTGACGGATTCTCCGTCGAGGAAGCGGCCAAATTCCTTTGA
- a CDS encoding prephenate dehydrogenase/arogenate dehydrogenase family protein: MIHRREPMELDELRDEIRKRDAEIIKLISERTQLAIQIGEIKRAESLPIRNIEVEKKVIQRYIDGGAEKGLSSEVMESVSKALIKEAVDAEASIPIKMVPKEVAIIGGAGKMGSWTANLLRESGHNVKIIDPAADNGLTIRDCKGCDIVIVSVPIHKAYETITDLDSICGKDCLIFDLTSLKTPLVKRLKAMSKTHKVCSIHPMFGPSATSMYGRNLIICDCGCQKAVDEAKELFDDRGGNIRVMDIEEHDGYMSYVLGLTHAVNIALFTVLERSGYSFEDLLTVSSTTFNKGLDTNRSVASENPMLYYEIQHMNLHRDEMWSLFRKTVNELMQKSLDDDPAGFIDMMNAGRKYFESS, translated from the coding sequence ATGATTCACAGACGTGAGCCTATGGAACTTGACGAACTCAGAGACGAGATCCGCAAAAGGGATGCAGAGATAATCAAGCTGATCTCAGAACGGACACAGCTGGCCATTCAGATCGGAGAGATCAAAAGAGCAGAGAGCCTGCCGATCAGGAACATCGAAGTCGAGAAAAAGGTCATCCAAAGATACATCGACGGAGGCGCCGAGAAAGGGCTCAGCAGCGAGGTCATGGAATCCGTTTCCAAAGCTCTGATCAAGGAAGCCGTCGATGCAGAGGCCAGCATCCCCATCAAAATGGTGCCCAAAGAGGTCGCAATCATCGGAGGTGCCGGAAAGATGGGTTCATGGACCGCCAACCTCCTGAGGGAATCGGGGCACAACGTGAAGATCATCGATCCCGCTGCCGACAACGGACTCACAATCAGAGATTGCAAAGGCTGCGACATCGTCATCGTGTCCGTACCGATCCACAAGGCCTACGAAACGATAACGGATCTGGATAGCATCTGCGGCAAAGACTGCCTGATATTCGACCTCACATCGCTCAAGACCCCGTTGGTCAAAAGGCTAAAAGCGATGTCCAAGACGCACAAGGTGTGCTCAATACACCCTATGTTCGGACCGTCCGCCACCTCGATGTACGGAAGGAACCTGATTATCTGCGACTGCGGATGCCAGAAGGCAGTGGACGAAGCCAAGGAACTGTTCGACGACAGGGGAGGCAACATCAGGGTCATGGATATCGAGGAGCACGACGGATACATGTCCTACGTCCTCGGACTGACGCATGCTGTCAACATAGCCTTGTTCACAGTATTGGAAAGGAGCGGTTACAGCTTCGAGGACCTGCTGACGGTATCCTCTACCACATTCAACAAGGGTCTGGACACCAACAGGTCCGTAGCATCTGAGAACCCGATGCTGTACTATGAGATCCAGCACATGAATCTGCACAGGGACGAGATGTGGTCCCTGTTCAGGAAAACGGTTAACGAACTGATGCAGAAATCATTGGATGATGACCCTGCGGGATTCATTGATATGATGAACGCAGGAAGAAAGTACTTTGAGAGTAGCTGA
- a CDS encoding TrpB-like pyridoxal phosphate-dependent enzyme produces the protein MAIPKDARINLSPEDIPKRWYNLASDLTDLKPPLNPGTGEPAKPSDFEPIFCKEIIRQEGSTERYIDIPEEVRDNLIYLNRPAPLQRAYRLEKALKTPAKIYFKREDMSPLGSHKGNTALAQAYYNAEAGIHTLTTETGAGQWGTALAMVSNLYDLDTTVFMVKGSYMAKPLRKTIINTYGAKIYASPSEYTEFGRKVLKEHPETSGSLGIAISEACELAAKDPGTNYSLGSVLNHVMLHQTVIGQETMQQMEIGEITPDYVVACTGGGSNFGGMVFPMLGKKIRGEGFKDTQFVAVEPKAAPSLTEGQFKYDFGDTGGFTPLLMMYTLGSEFIPNAIHAGGLRYHGMSPLVSAAYDSGKITARSYDQTATFEAGLLFARTEGIIPAPESCHALKGAIDLALDAKAKNEEKTIVFCLSGHGLLDLYGYEQYMDGTLPSSDIHQ, from the coding sequence ATGGCAATACCGAAAGATGCAAGAATCAATCTGTCGCCAGAGGACATCCCCAAAAGATGGTACAATCTGGCATCCGATCTAACCGACCTCAAACCTCCTCTAAATCCGGGAACCGGCGAACCCGCCAAACCCTCAGATTTCGAGCCGATCTTCTGTAAGGAGATCATCAGGCAGGAAGGTTCGACCGAGAGATACATAGACATCCCCGAAGAGGTCCGCGACAACCTGATCTACCTGAACAGGCCCGCACCCCTTCAGAGGGCATACAGGCTCGAAAAGGCACTGAAAACCCCTGCGAAGATCTACTTCAAGAGGGAGGACATGAGCCCCCTCGGAAGCCACAAGGGAAACACCGCACTGGCACAGGCCTACTACAACGCCGAGGCAGGTATCCACACCCTGACCACCGAGACAGGTGCAGGACAGTGGGGAACCGCTCTCGCAATGGTCTCCAACCTCTACGACTTGGATACCACAGTCTTCATGGTCAAGGGAAGCTACATGGCAAAACCCCTGAGGAAGACCATCATCAACACCTACGGTGCAAAGATCTACGCCTCCCCCAGCGAGTACACCGAATTCGGAAGGAAGGTCCTCAAGGAGCACCCAGAAACATCTGGATCCCTTGGAATCGCCATCTCCGAGGCATGCGAACTTGCCGCGAAGGATCCTGGAACCAACTACTCTCTCGGAAGCGTGCTGAACCACGTCATGCTCCACCAGACCGTCATCGGTCAGGAGACCATGCAGCAGATGGAGATCGGAGAGATCACCCCCGACTACGTCGTAGCATGTACCGGCGGAGGATCCAACTTCGGAGGAATGGTCTTCCCCATGCTCGGAAAGAAGATCAGAGGAGAGGGATTCAAGGACACCCAGTTCGTCGCAGTGGAGCCCAAAGCGGCACCCAGTCTCACCGAGGGACAGTTCAAGTACGACTTCGGAGACACCGGAGGATTCACACCTCTGCTGATGATGTACACCCTGGGAAGCGAGTTCATCCCCAACGCGATCCACGCCGGAGGACTCAGATACCACGGAATGTCCCCTCTCGTATCCGCAGCATACGACTCTGGAAAGATCACTGCGAGATCCTACGACCAGACCGCGACTTTCGAGGCCGGACTGCTGTTCGCCAGGACTGAGGGAATCATCCCTGCACCGGAATCCTGCCACGCACTGAAAGGAGCGATCGACCTCGCACTCGATGCAAAGGCGAAGAACGAGGAGAAGACCATCGTGTTCTGTCTCTCCGGACACGGTCTGCTGGACCTGTACGGATACGAACAGTACATGGACGGAACCCTTCCCTCCTCGGACATCCACCAGTGA
- the hypE gene encoding hydrogenase expression/formation protein HypE has product MNHGAGGELMQEFLGKHITSHFPKMKAEVPLDSMDDSAVVDDVVFTIDGHTVKPLFFPGGDIGKISVSGTVNDISVMGATPIALACSVIIEEGLDIDVVDKVMASMGQTAADCGVPIVTGDTKVVEAGAVDQMVMSTSAVGKRSPYLDSNLAKAAEYRKVENRWCTDSSVRPGDAIIVSGYLGDHGVALLSFREGYGFDADLQSDVAPLNKMIAEGLKTGGIVAMKDPTRGGLANTLNEWCSKSHIGMEINYADIPLRDAVVNGCDLLGIDPLSIGNEGKAVIGVVPEMAEEVLKTLRRTPEGKNAAIIGYATDGPERVVLKTEIGGKRILEAPAGDPVPRIC; this is encoded by the coding sequence ATGAATCACGGCGCCGGTGGAGAACTCATGCAGGAGTTCCTCGGCAAGCACATCACAAGCCACTTCCCCAAAATGAAAGCGGAAGTACCCCTGGACTCCATGGACGACTCTGCAGTCGTGGACGACGTGGTGTTCACCATCGACGGACACACCGTAAAACCATTGTTCTTCCCCGGAGGAGACATCGGAAAGATCTCCGTATCCGGTACCGTCAACGACATCTCGGTCATGGGTGCGACACCTATCGCACTTGCCTGCTCGGTCATCATCGAGGAGGGACTGGACATCGATGTGGTGGACAAAGTCATGGCAAGCATGGGACAGACTGCCGCAGACTGCGGAGTGCCCATCGTCACAGGCGACACGAAGGTCGTGGAAGCCGGTGCAGTGGATCAGATGGTCATGTCCACATCGGCCGTGGGAAAGAGGTCCCCCTACCTGGATTCCAACCTGGCCAAGGCTGCGGAATACAGGAAGGTCGAGAACAGATGGTGCACAGATTCCAGCGTCAGACCTGGAGATGCCATCATAGTCTCGGGATATCTGGGAGACCATGGTGTCGCGTTGCTTTCCTTCCGTGAGGGATACGGATTCGATGCCGACCTCCAGAGCGATGTCGCTCCTCTGAACAAGATGATTGCCGAAGGTCTGAAGACCGGAGGAATCGTTGCTATGAAGGATCCCACGAGAGGAGGACTTGCCAACACACTCAACGAATGGTGTAGCAAATCCCACATAGGAATGGAGATCAATTATGCAGACATCCCGCTCAGGGATGCCGTCGTCAACGGATGCGACCTTTTGGGAATCGATCCGCTGAGCATCGGTAACGAAGGCAAAGCTGTCATAGGTGTCGTACCTGAGATGGCCGAAGAGGTTCTGAAGACTCTCAGGAGGACTCCCGAGGGAAAGAACGCTGCGATCATCGGATACGCAACCGACGGACCGGAAAGAGTCGTCCTGAAAACCGAGATCGGCGGAAAGAGGATTCTCGAGGCCCCTGCCGGGGACCCCGTTCCAAGGATCTGTTGA
- a CDS encoding 3-dehydroquinate synthase, whose product MMMKKLIVRADRSDDPSVRRDFVTNGLESGMTMFILRKEDENLAQLGKMEVIYTENGRILDDAYEMIDIDDPDSQSKAMSLAGKKKAVMVTTSDWTIIPLENMIAKFGGTGTEVYTVTSDPEDTKLFLTTMEKGVDGIVIDIKDPLMVRKFGDKLSATGKETLSEVTVTSIKAVEMGDRVCIDTCSMMVPGEGMLIGSYSNCLFLIQSESEENGYVASRPFRVNAGAVHSYMEVPGGGTRYLSEISAGDPVLLCDREGNTRVASVGRCKIEKRPLLMVTATDGKREYTVMLQNAETIKMVGPEGAKSVTKVVVGDKLLAKLDTGGRHFGMAIEETISEK is encoded by the coding sequence ATGATGATGAAGAAACTAATCGTGAGAGCAGACAGATCCGACGACCCCTCCGTAAGAAGGGATTTCGTCACGAACGGACTGGAATCCGGTATGACCATGTTCATCCTCAGAAAGGAGGATGAGAACCTTGCACAGCTCGGAAAGATGGAGGTCATCTACACCGAGAACGGGAGGATCCTCGATGATGCATACGAGATGATAGACATCGACGACCCCGATTCCCAGAGCAAGGCCATGTCCCTTGCGGGAAAGAAGAAGGCCGTCATGGTCACCACCTCTGATTGGACGATCATCCCCTTGGAGAACATGATCGCTAAGTTCGGCGGGACCGGAACAGAAGTCTACACGGTCACATCCGATCCAGAGGACACCAAGCTCTTCCTTACCACCATGGAGAAGGGTGTGGACGGCATAGTCATAGATATCAAGGACCCTCTGATGGTCCGCAAGTTCGGTGACAAGCTATCCGCAACGGGGAAGGAGACGCTCTCCGAGGTAACGGTCACATCCATCAAAGCGGTGGAGATGGGCGACAGGGTATGCATCGACACATGCAGCATGATGGTCCCCGGAGAAGGGATGCTCATAGGCTCATACTCCAACTGCCTCTTCCTCATCCAATCTGAGAGCGAGGAGAACGGATACGTCGCCAGCAGGCCCTTCAGAGTCAATGCCGGCGCGGTACATTCATACATGGAGGTCCCCGGAGGAGGTACAAGATACCTCTCAGAGATCAGCGCGGGTGATCCCGTACTACTCTGCGACAGGGAGGGCAACACCAGGGTCGCCTCGGTAGGCAGATGCAAGATAGAGAAGAGACCTCTGCTCATGGTCACCGCGACCGACGGCAAGAGGGAATACACGGTCATGCTGCAGAACGCCGAGACCATAAAGATGGTCGGACCCGAGGGCGCCAAATCGGTCACCAAGGTGGTCGTAGGCGACAAACTCTTGGCAAAACTGGACACCGGAGGAAGACACTTCGGAATGGCCATCGAAGAGACCATCTCGGAGAAGTAA
- the aroE gene encoding shikimate dehydrogenase, translating to MKICTTYGSAVPLKRDAEMHEIRLDVFDRIPEGDDRDFLLTLCGNDISSVPEGFRGLVDVGDRDIRTEYRKIRSIHDFDRTPSADEIVSMLSEGDQEISKGAFKASSFKDLCSILEASKRLDRKHVLLGMGQIGEVTRIRQKIFGNEFTFGFEGVSTAPGQLSADRMNELGDDCQLVGITGHPLSHTKSPAMQDAAMRSAGINGKYLVFDSPDLMGLEEVIRGYDIRGLNVTIPYKQEVMQHLDSISGPAEKVGAVNTIINDNGRLIGDNTDVIGIEYALLDVPLRDRKVLIMGSGGAARAAAYALDSLGCRLSVSGRNKETVASVCDEFGCEPHTGDVKGFDIIVNCTPIGLVEGDYPSDISTLTKEQTVFDMVYGRETGLTSKAKATGCRLVDGKEMLVGQGAASFRMWFGKEPDCDIMRGALE from the coding sequence ATGAAGATCTGTACCACTTACGGCTCCGCCGTCCCGCTGAAAAGGGATGCGGAGATGCATGAGATCCGCCTCGACGTATTCGACAGGATACCTGAAGGGGACGACAGGGATTTCCTGCTGACGCTGTGCGGCAACGACATTTCCTCCGTGCCCGAAGGCTTCAGAGGACTGGTCGATGTGGGCGACAGGGACATCAGGACCGAGTACAGGAAGATCAGGTCGATACATGATTTCGACCGTACTCCTTCAGCCGACGAGATAGTCTCGATGCTGTCAGAAGGGGATCAGGAGATCTCCAAGGGAGCGTTCAAAGCATCATCGTTCAAGGACCTCTGCTCCATCCTGGAAGCTTCTAAGAGATTGGACAGGAAGCACGTCCTTCTCGGGATGGGTCAGATCGGAGAGGTCACACGCATCAGACAGAAGATCTTCGGAAACGAGTTCACATTCGGCTTCGAGGGCGTCTCGACGGCACCCGGCCAACTAAGCGCCGACAGGATGAACGAACTGGGAGACGACTGCCAGCTGGTTGGTATCACAGGCCACCCCCTGTCGCATACCAAATCACCTGCCATGCAGGATGCTGCCATGAGGAGCGCGGGGATCAACGGGAAATACCTCGTGTTCGACTCACCTGACCTTATGGGGCTCGAAGAGGTCATCAGAGGCTACGATATCAGAGGACTCAATGTCACGATTCCCTACAAACAAGAGGTGATGCAGCATCTGGACAGTATCTCGGGACCTGCGGAGAAGGTAGGTGCCGTCAACACCATAATCAACGATAACGGAAGACTCATCGGAGACAACACCGATGTGATAGGGATCGAGTATGCGCTCCTGGATGTCCCCCTCAGGGACAGAAAGGTCCTGATCATGGGTTCTGGAGGCGCAGCGAGGGCAGCAGCTTATGCCTTGGATTCGCTTGGATGCAGACTGTCGGTCTCCGGAAGAAATAAGGAAACAGTCGCATCGGTATGCGATGAATTCGGATGCGAACCTCATACCGGCGATGTGAAGGGATTCGACATCATCGTCAACTGCACACCCATAGGGTTGGTCGAAGGCGATTATCCCTCGGACATCTCCACCCTTACAAAGGAACAGACGGTGTTCGACATGGTCTACGGAAGAGAGACGGGACTCACATCAAAAGCTAAGGCCACTGGCTGCAGGCTGGTGGACGGAAAGGAGATGCTGGTCGGCCAGGGTGCGGCATCATTCAGGATGTGGTTCGGCAAGGAACCCGACTGCGACATAATGAGAGGTGCGTTGGAATGA
- the aroA gene encoding 3-phosphoshikimate 1-carboxyvinyltransferase, which translates to MTGHGVSYGAISVMNAIPCGIGATIGIELKTEVDFAPADSTRITLVDRPNTNDGLVRTCVARTLEALGKEPFDYELTVRTDIPPSMGLKSSSSVCNATISAVLDHFDEEWEPLRVIRLGVECAKECKVTITGAFDDACGCHLGGLVVTDNSKNELLSKTDVPRYDVVICVPDDSIPKSKVPVEKYMELREKYESMVPGIRGDYLSVLNTNGSLVGSIIGIEDLPEKAMKSGALAAGVSGTGPAVAIVAKEGDGERIADAMGCKTIITSVRSDITFNGGKVLGKVTVPPSKSYTHRAIIMAALSGGRCVITNPLLSFDTLATADAVRNMGASVIIEDDQLTIESNGLHAPDRTIDVLNSGTTMRLMTGIAALFDEEVTITGDESIRKRPMGPLLEALEGCGVTCDSNEGKAPIRIKGPVKGDTIRIDGGMSSQFVSSMLMMSPLVGRPMDIILEGNLVSKPYVDITISMMQSFGICIVRTPEGYHVEPQSYRPCDYRVPSDFSSSAFPLVAGGLSGSVSVDGLDMNDPQGDKKIVQILKDAGCFITESNGVITSSINGRPMACDIDLSDIPDLFPIVAVLMSTAEGRSRLYGAPQLRFKESDRIASVEKMLKTLGADIAGTDDGCIINGVERLKGGKIEHHGDHRLFMAAAVASLISDGPVTMPNDGCWNVSYPGFVEQMRSIGLR; encoded by the coding sequence ATGACTGGTCACGGAGTATCATACGGGGCCATATCGGTCATGAACGCCATACCCTGCGGCATAGGGGCGACGATAGGCATCGAACTCAAGACAGAAGTGGATTTCGCACCCGCCGATTCCACCAGGATCACACTGGTGGACAGGCCTAACACGAATGACGGCCTTGTCAGGACATGTGTCGCCAGGACGCTTGAGGCTCTCGGAAAGGAACCTTTCGATTACGAACTCACTGTCAGGACGGACATCCCGCCGTCGATGGGGCTCAAGAGCTCCAGTTCTGTCTGCAACGCAACCATATCTGCGGTGCTGGACCATTTCGACGAAGAATGGGAACCTCTCAGGGTTATCAGGCTAGGCGTGGAATGCGCCAAGGAATGCAAGGTCACCATCACCGGTGCATTCGACGATGCCTGCGGATGCCATCTTGGAGGTCTGGTTGTCACGGACAACTCCAAGAACGAGCTACTTTCCAAGACAGATGTCCCCAGATACGATGTCGTGATCTGCGTTCCCGATGACTCCATACCTAAGAGCAAGGTCCCTGTGGAGAAGTACATGGAACTGCGTGAGAAATACGAATCCATGGTCCCCGGAATCAGGGGCGATTACCTGAGTGTCCTGAACACCAACGGTTCGCTGGTCGGATCGATCATAGGGATTGAAGATCTGCCCGAAAAGGCGATGAAATCAGGTGCACTGGCTGCAGGGGTCTCAGGAACCGGGCCGGCGGTCGCCATCGTCGCTAAGGAAGGGGATGGGGAGCGCATCGCGGATGCCATGGGATGCAAGACCATCATCACTTCGGTCAGATCCGACATAACATTCAACGGAGGAAAGGTGCTCGGAAAGGTCACCGTTCCCCCTTCCAAGAGCTATACGCACAGGGCGATCATCATGGCAGCCCTTTCCGGAGGAAGATGCGTCATAACCAATCCGCTTCTGTCCTTCGACACCCTGGCCACTGCGGATGCGGTCAGGAACATGGGTGCTTCGGTAATTATCGAGGATGACCAACTCACCATAGAGTCCAACGGACTTCACGCACCGGACAGGACTATCGATGTTCTGAACTCAGGCACCACCATGAGGCTTATGACAGGGATCGCCGCGTTGTTCGACGAGGAAGTCACAATCACCGGCGACGAATCGATCAGGAAGAGGCCCATGGGTCCGCTTCTGGAAGCTCTTGAGGGATGCGGGGTGACATGCGACTCCAACGAAGGAAAGGCACCTATCAGAATCAAGGGTCCAGTCAAAGGCGATACGATAAGGATCGACGGAGGCATGAGCTCTCAATTCGTTTCCTCGATGCTCATGATGTCCCCGCTGGTCGGCAGACCTATGGACATCATCCTCGAAGGGAACCTTGTATCGAAACCGTATGTCGACATCACAATCTCCATGATGCAAAGCTTCGGAATCTGCATCGTCAGGACTCCCGAAGGCTACCATGTGGAGCCGCAGAGCTACAGGCCCTGCGACTACAGGGTACCGTCCGACTTCTCGTCCTCAGCGTTCCCGCTGGTCGCAGGAGGGCTGTCGGGGAGCGTATCCGTGGACGGCCTGGATATGAACGATCCCCAAGGGGACAAGAAGATCGTGCAGATCCTCAAGGATGCTGGTTGCTTCATAACGGAGAGCAACGGCGTGATCACGAGCTCCATCAACGGGAGGCCGATGGCCTGCGATATAGATCTCTCCGATATACCCGACCTATTCCCTATAGTTGCGGTGCTGATGAGCACGGCGGAGGGAAGGAGCCGTCTCTACGGAGCGCCCCAGCTCAGATTCAAGGAGAGCGACAGGATCGCCTCGGTGGAGAAGATGCTCAAGACCCTCGGAGCGGATATCGCCGGTACGGATGACGGGTGCATTATCAACGGCGTGGAACGCCTTAAGGGCGGAAAGATAGAGCATCACGGGGACCACAGGCTCTTCATGGCGGCCGCGGTCGCATCGTTGATATCTGATGGACCCGTTACCATGCCCAACGACGGATGTTGGAACGTGTCGTACCCAGGCTTCGTGGAGCAGATGCGTTCTATAGGTCTGAGATGA
- the aroC gene encoding chorismate synthase encodes MYSLGNRFKISLFGKSHNDCIGCIVEGLPIGMEIDFDRIQEELALRKPSEGIGTPRKEPDAVVFEEGVTNGKVSSRYVLLKIMNTNRNSSSYSGFNITPRPGHADYPALMKFKDFDVAGGAQFSGRMTAPLVAVGAMAKQCLESEGVGIAAYSKQIHCVKDEAEHNFDSIRGSRNYKTRAIDDTFDRLMNDAIVDAAKEGDSVGGVVGCSIVGLPAGFGGIWFDALDVSLSRAMFSIPAVKGVQFGKGFDLAYMKGSESNDQYCMKDDKISAMTNNMGGICGGMCDGLPVTFDVAFKPTPSIAKEQRTVNLEKMADDTVQIKGRHDPCIVPRAVAVVEAMAAITVLDQKHSF; translated from the coding sequence ATGTACTCCCTCGGAAACAGATTCAAGATAAGCCTGTTCGGCAAGAGTCACAACGACTGTATTGGCTGCATCGTGGAAGGTCTCCCGATAGGTATGGAGATCGACTTCGACAGGATCCAGGAGGAACTGGCGCTCAGGAAACCTTCCGAAGGGATAGGTACCCCCAGGAAGGAACCCGATGCAGTGGTTTTCGAGGAGGGAGTCACAAACGGGAAGGTATCGTCCCGCTATGTGCTGCTGAAGATAATGAACACCAACAGGAACTCCTCTTCCTATTCGGGATTCAACATCACGCCCAGACCCGGACATGCCGATTATCCCGCATTGATGAAGTTCAAGGATTTCGATGTCGCCGGAGGGGCCCAGTTCTCGGGAAGGATGACCGCTCCGCTCGTTGCCGTGGGAGCTATGGCCAAGCAGTGCCTCGAATCGGAAGGCGTAGGCATAGCCGCATACTCCAAGCAGATCCATTGCGTCAAAGATGAAGCGGAGCACAACTTCGACAGCATCCGCGGTTCCAGAAACTACAAGACCCGTGCCATCGACGATACGTTCGACCGTCTGATGAACGATGCTATAGTGGACGCCGCCAAGGAAGGCGACAGTGTCGGAGGTGTCGTAGGATGTTCCATAGTAGGGCTGCCAGCAGGTTTCGGAGGCATATGGTTCGATGCGCTGGACGTATCGCTCTCCAGAGCGATGTTCTCCATACCTGCGGTGAAAGGTGTGCAGTTCGGCAAGGGTTTCGACCTCGCCTACATGAAGGGTTCCGAAAGCAACGACCAATACTGCATGAAAGACGATAAGATATCCGCTATGACCAACAACATGGGCGGGATCTGCGGAGGCATGTGCGACGGTCTTCCGGTGACGTTCGATGTCGCTTTCAAACCGACACCATCCATCGCCAAGGAACAGAGGACCGTCAATCTGGAGAAGATGGCCGACGACACCGTACAGATCAAAGGAAGGCACGATCCCTGCATAGTTCCCCGCGCGGTCGCCGTCGTCGAGGCCATGGCCGCCATTACAGTGCTGGACCAAAAGCACTCATTCTAA